The genomic region ATGGTAAAAACAATCATAATCATATCCGCGGAAAATCCGGTCAATCATCCTCGACACATAGACGGTATAACGAACCGGCCCGCAGACAAAGATTGCAATCTTTCCGTCAGAAGGTTTCATAAAACCTTTATCCCCGTTTCACACATCCACGTTTTCTGAAACCGTTCAATCCCTTCCACACACCCCAAATCGTATTTGGCCCGGACCGCCGTCGGAATCAGCTCATAGCCGCGTTCAATCAGATAATTGAAAGCCGGTCCGACATAGTACTCCTCACCGGTTTTCGGTCCTTTTTCAAACTGCATTTCAAGGGCCTCCCGCAAAGCCCTGCCGCAGGACAGGGCATAAACGCCCGCACTGGCCAAATTGGAAATATTTTGCTTTTCCACAACTCGAACAATCCGGCCGTCCCGGATTTCGACATAACTCGAACGGCTGCCGAAATTGGCGTATACAGGCAGAAATCCCTGCCGCTGTGAGGTCCATTCAAACCGTTCAAAATCAATAAATTGATCGCAGTTCACCACCGCCGCCGGCAAAGGATTGTCAAAATGATTCCGAGCGGCATACACAGATGCCGAAGGGCCCGGCGGCGTAGTCGGACAAGTCACCAGGTGAAAGGGTCTGCCCGGCACAATCGCATCCAGCATCTCGGCCAGCTGCGACTCGACTTCATACTCCGCCGCAAACGACTCCGTCGTAATAAAAACCAGCTCATCTTCCGGAAGAATATGGCGGCGAATCGACACAAGAAGCCATTCAATAACCTTCCGACCTCCGATTTCGATAAAGGGCTTAAAAGCCCCCAGCGTCTGCGTACGGCTTCCGCGTCCGGCCATTGGGAAAATCCAAATCATGCCTCGACCCTTTCCGTCTGTGCACCGACCGTCTCATTTTGTCCGGAATTCGTAAGCCGTTTGGACGCAAAACGGTTCGGTCTGGTCAGAAATATCATTTGCCCATCCTGCTGAGGCAAATCGATAAAAGTCCGTCCAATCAAAGGCAAAACATATTCCAAATACGCATCCGTTACATCATACTCGCCTGCGGCAATCCATTGCGGCGGCATTCGACGCGAATAATCCTGAATCCGGGAAAAAGAAACGCATCGAAACTCTGCCCGGCCCTCTCCGCCAACCGAACGAGCCATCGAGCCCAGAAAACTCCGTTCTCCCTCCAAAAGAGCCCGCATGGTCAAACGGCCTACTTCATAAGCCCGCATCAGGTCCAGTTCTGATAGAAAAAGACTGTCGCTTCTCTGATCAATCGTAGGAATAAAGGACCGGGCCTGAATCCCCATATCCGCCAGATGATTCACCAGATTTTGGGCCGCCGTGGTGCGGCTGCTGCCGTACATTACCTGGCCGCTTCGATCATATCTCTCTCCCAAATCTCCCACATCATAGCCCTCCGACATTACTACAACAGCCCTGCCGCAGCGAATAACGATCTGTTCAATCGCCCCCAAAACCTCCTGAAGCGGCCGCTGGTCCTCCGGCAGCAGAATTAAAAGCGGCATCTGACGCTCCGGGTCCGCCAGACGGGCACAGCCGGCCAGAAAACCGGTCTTACGTCCGAAGGTCTGCGCAATCAGAACTGTATCATGTTCACACGCCCCCTGATTTTCCTGATCCAGAATCAATGTTTTATGACGCCAATAATGAGCACAGCTCGGAAATCCCGGCGTATAGAGCACATCATCAAATTCCGCATCTCCCAAATCATTGTCCACCGTCTTGGCAGCCGAAGCAACCTGAACAACCTGCCCAAGACGAGCGGAAACAGCAATTGACTGCTTAATGGTTCCATTCCCCCCAATATTGATAAAATATCGAATTTGATAGGCATCGAAAATCCGGCCCAGCTGGTTCAGTTCCGACTCTTCGAGGGGTTTAATTCTCGCCGTACCGGCAAATCCCGAAGACGGGGTATACGCCAGAAGCTCCAGCTCCTCCGGGGTCATCTCCGTCAAATCCAGCATGGATTCCTTCAGCACCCCCTGAATGCCGGGACAGCCGACGTAAATCCTCCCCACCGCTCCGGAACCCTGAGCCGTCCGGATGATTCCGGCCAGGGTGGCATTAATCACACAGGTCGTGCCGCCGGACATCGCAATCAGAAGATTTCCAGACATTTTTTGACCCCGTCAAAAAACAGGCATCTCCAAACCCTCACCGGCCGGCATAGGCGCCGAGCGCTTTCAATCCCTCCCGAATCTGCCGCAGTTTTTCCGCCACCTCCTGCCGTTCGGCGGCAATGACCAGACAGATGTCCTGATAAAGCCCCTGAATCTTCTTCTTCTGCCCGGCATAGCAGGGACGCTCCAAAATCTTCTGTCGGGCAATCTGTGCGGAGATCGGCTGAGATTCCTCCGCCAGCCGAACTGCCCCGTCCAGGTCATACTTGCGCAGTTTCTCCAGCTGCCGCTCCAGCAGGTCGGTCAAATAAGCCAGCATCTGTTCGTCCTGTCCTGCCGGCTCCTCTGTTCGGGCCGGTGCACATCCCATCGCCTTGGTCATACTTCGTTCCTGCCTTTCTGTAGGGCCTTGTGTTCCAGTTCCTCCAGCAGCTGGCGGGCATCCTGATGCCCCGGCTCCAGCGCCAGAATATCCTTCAGCAGGTCCTGCGACTGCCGAATCTGACCTTCCTTGGCGTACAAAGCCGCCAGACAAAACATCACCGACGTATCCGCCGGATGCATCTGCAGATACACCTGCAGATAATGAATCACCTGCCGGAAGGTCCCCATCTGGCAAGACACCTGAAAGAGTCCCAGAAGGGCCGTCAGATGATTGTTGTCCAGTTCCAGACTTTTCAGATAATAATCAAAGGCCTGCTGCAGCCGTCCGCACTGCTGGGCAATCATGGCCAGCCCCGCCCAGGCCCGGCTGTTGCATCCGTCCAGCCGCAGCGCCACCCGAAAGGCCAGTTCCGCATCCTCCAGCCGTCCCTGCTGCAGTTCGATGACGCCGGTGCCCACATACGGCCCCGCCTCATCCGGTTCCAGCCAGGAGGCCTGCT from Anaerohalosphaeraceae bacterium harbors:
- a CDS encoding 6-phosphofructokinase, which translates into the protein MSGNLLIAMSGGTTCVINATLAGIIRTAQGSGAVGRIYVGCPGIQGVLKESMLDLTEMTPEELELLAYTPSSGFAGTARIKPLEESELNQLGRIFDAYQIRYFINIGGNGTIKQSIAVSARLGQVVQVASAAKTVDNDLGDAEFDDVLYTPGFPSCAHYWRHKTLILDQENQGACEHDTVLIAQTFGRKTGFLAGCARLADPERQMPLLILLPEDQRPLQEVLGAIEQIVIRCGRAVVVMSEGYDVGDLGERYDRSGQVMYGSSRTTAAQNLVNHLADMGIQARSFIPTIDQRSDSLFLSELDLMRAYEVGRLTMRALLEGERSFLGSMARSVGGEGRAEFRCVSFSRIQDYSRRMPPQWIAAGEYDVTDAYLEYVLPLIGRTFIDLPQQDGQMIFLTRPNRFASKRLTNSGQNETVGAQTERVEA
- a CDS encoding tetratricopeptide repeat protein, coding for MDLAGALHNPDQGWMQRYEIVKELGDCYASVGEYESARRCYEQASWLEPDEAGPYVGTGVIELQQGRLEDAELAFRVALRLDGCNSRAWAGLAMIAQQCGRLQQAFDYYLKSLELDNNHLTALLGLFQVSCQMGTFRQVIHYLQVYLQMHPADTSVMFCLAALYAKEGQIRQSQDLLKDILALEPGHQDARQLLEELEHKALQKGRNEV
- a CDS encoding NTP transferase domain-containing protein — protein: MIWIFPMAGRGSRTQTLGAFKPFIEIGGRKVIEWLLVSIRRHILPEDELVFITTESFAAEYEVESQLAEMLDAIVPGRPFHLVTCPTTPPGPSASVYAARNHFDNPLPAAVVNCDQFIDFERFEWTSQRQGFLPVYANFGSRSSYVEIRDGRIVRVVEKQNISNLASAGVYALSCGRALREALEMQFEKGPKTGEEYYVGPAFNYLIERGYELIPTAVRAKYDLGCVEGIERFQKTWMCETGIKVL